From one Anaerococcus prevotii DSM 20548 genomic stretch:
- the pepT gene encoding peptidase T has protein sequence MDNITKRFLKYISFDTKSDPELGKTQKPSTPGQLLLAKELKKELEELGLEASINKEGFVFAKLASNTDKEIPIVGFLSHMDTSPEMYGKIDDPQIINYEGGDIKLNDERSIKVSEFPILDKLKGLTLITTRGESLLGADDKSGLASIMNAVEYLVNNPDIEHGDVMIAFTPDEEIGTGCDTFDVESFGADFAYTVDGGYLGELEYESFNAASGLVNIKGKSIHPGSAKNTMVNSMSLAREFDSLLGDVRRPEHTEGYEGFFHLLSINGDIENTKMEYIIREHDREKFEAMKKEFSDNASYLNKKYGDYISVDISDSYYNMGEVIEKNMKIVYYAKTAMENLGIKPIIEPIRGGTDGSKLSFMNLPTPNIFTGGMNYHGVYEIIPIEHMKKASETVIEIIKLIANDN, from the coding sequence ATGGATAATATAACGAAAAGATTTCTTAAGTATATATCTTTTGATACAAAAAGTGACCCAGAGTTAGGAAAAACTCAAAAACCATCAACTCCAGGTCAACTTCTACTTGCGAAAGAACTTAAAAAAGAACTAGAGGAATTGGGACTAGAAGCTAGTATAAATAAAGAAGGATTTGTATTTGCAAAATTAGCTTCAAATACAGACAAAGAAATACCAATTGTTGGGTTTTTATCTCATATGGATACATCTCCTGAAATGTATGGTAAGATTGATGATCCTCAAATAATTAATTACGAAGGCGGAGACATTAAGCTAAATGACGAGAGATCTATTAAGGTTAGTGAGTTTCCAATTCTTGATAAACTTAAGGGCTTAACGCTTATTACAACTAGAGGAGAAAGCTTATTAGGCGCTGATGATAAAAGCGGTCTAGCTTCAATAATGAATGCTGTTGAGTACCTCGTAAACAATCCTGATATAGAGCATGGAGATGTTATGATAGCCTTTACTCCAGATGAGGAGATTGGTACTGGATGCGATACTTTCGATGTAGAATCTTTTGGAGCAGACTTTGCTTATACAGTTGATGGTGGCTATCTTGGAGAATTAGAATATGAGTCTTTTAATGCTGCAAGTGGTCTTGTAAATATAAAAGGTAAATCAATCCACCCTGGTTCTGCAAAAAATACTATGGTTAACTCTATGAGCCTTGCTCGTGAATTTGATAGCTTACTAGGTGATGTAAGAAGACCTGAACATACTGAAGGTTACGAAGGATTCTTCCATTTATTAAGTATTAATGGAGATATTGAAAATACAAAAATGGAATATATAATTAGGGAACATGATAGGGAAAAATTTGAAGCTATGAAAAAAGAATTCTCCGATAATGCTTCTTATTTAAACAAAAAATACGGAGATTATATTAGTGTAGATATTTCAGATTCTTATTATAATATGGGTGAAGTAATCGAGAAAAATATGAAGATTGTTTATTATGCCAAAACAGCCATGGAAAATCTTGGGATAAAACCTATCATTGAGCCAATCAGAGGGGGAACAGATGGGTCTAAACTTTCATTCATGAATCTACCTACCCCAAATATATTTACTGGTGGAATGAACTATCATGGAGTCTATGAAATTATACCAATAGAGCATATGAAAAAGGCTAGCGAAACGGTTATAGAAATAATTAAGCTAATTGCAAACGATAATTAA
- the dut gene encoding dUTP diphosphatase has protein sequence MNNKKLKMIVEDKIPAYGTSHAAGIDLYSYTKEDIEVKPGETVKIHTGVKVEIPEGCFGGVYPRSSTGVKKQLMLANTIGVIDSDYRGEIMVFFYNYGNETQVIKNGDRLAQLVIQPYLRCNIELVDSLEDSARGEDGFGSTGR, from the coding sequence ATGAATAATAAGAAACTCAAAATGATTGTTGAAGATAAAATCCCAGCATATGGCACTAGCCATGCTGCTGGTATTGATTTATACTCGTATACAAAAGAAGATATTGAAGTTAAACCCGGAGAAACGGTGAAGATACATACCGGGGTTAAAGTAGAAATTCCAGAAGGCTGTTTTGGAGGTGTTTATCCAAGATCATCTACTGGAGTGAAAAAGCAATTGATGCTTGCAAACACCATTGGGGTAATTGACTCCGATTACAGGGGCGAAATAATGGTGTTTTTCTATAATTATGGTAATGAGACACAAGTTATTAAAAACGGTGATAGACTGGCTCAGTTAGTTATTCAGCCTTACTTAAGATGTAATATAGAACTTGTAGATAGCCTGGAAGATTCTGCTAGAGGAGAGGATGGATTCGGTTCTACCGGTAGATAA
- the mutS gene encoding DNA mismatch repair protein MutS: MKNNFKYDKLTPMLKHYVDVKNDFKDAILLYRVGDFYEAFFDDAIITSKALSLTLTGKECGHEKKAPMCGVPHHVIDNYAFKLVKQGYKVALCDQVEDPKEAKGLVKRAITRVITPGTITDMESLDNRKNNYLLSIFQNDYGLSISYCDISTGKLVSFEIKGLSSSIGKKAIDQIEKINPSEILINSDFNDQNLRRYFLDEEIFVNYIQNPKDYMNRASLIRDHLGDDNLKKIENMRLSILSLANLLDYIYKYHKDNLVHINNIDILEINDYMELEASTRKNLELSKNLNNNTKENSLLSIIDKADTVMGSRMISEYLERPLIDKRKIERRLDIVEVLFNDRILASNISNLLSDVYDLERLIAKISYKRANGRDFISLKNSIANIPKLKDILRSYSDTNISNIGENIPDVSDIFDLIDKAIVEDPPIAISEGGIIKDSYNDELDKLKESSSSAQSALIEYENKEREKTGIKNYKIVFNKNNGYSIEITKSNLDKVPDSYVRKQTLKNQERYTTEKLEEISSLILGGKDRINDLEYKIFQEIREKVLKNTIKLQALAKILATVDTLNTFAKISLENSYVRPVIREDNIIKIKDGRHPVIERKLKENEFIPNDTDIGEENNLIQIITGPNMAGKSTYMRQMAIIIILAQMGCFVPASLAEISICDQVFTRIGASDNISKGESTFMLEMNEVSSILKNSTEHSFVILDEVGRGTSSDDGLSIAMAIVEYLSKRKKVKTVFATHFHELTILEKELDNVKNLKIEILEENNNLVFLRKISEGKSDRSYGIEVAKLSGLPNEIIDNAKIIMDKLSTDDFYDLDKKKEISTSLEEISDQKLEEVKIEASNIDINNLTPMEAINSLSNLLNKIGEL; encoded by the coding sequence ATGAAAAACAATTTTAAATATGATAAACTTACTCCTATGTTAAAACACTACGTGGACGTTAAGAATGATTTCAAAGATGCTATACTCTTATATAGGGTAGGAGATTTTTATGAAGCTTTCTTTGATGATGCAATTATTACTAGCAAAGCTCTTTCTCTTACGCTTACTGGTAAAGAGTGTGGTCACGAAAAGAAAGCTCCTATGTGCGGTGTCCCACATCATGTTATAGATAATTATGCCTTTAAACTTGTAAAACAAGGCTATAAAGTGGCTTTATGTGATCAAGTAGAAGACCCCAAAGAAGCTAAAGGACTCGTCAAAAGAGCTATAACGCGTGTTATAACTCCAGGGACAATTACTGATATGGAGTCCTTAGATAATAGAAAAAACAATTATCTCCTCTCAATATTTCAAAACGATTATGGTCTATCAATTAGCTATTGTGATATTTCAACTGGGAAGCTTGTAAGCTTTGAAATAAAAGGATTAAGCTCTTCTATAGGAAAAAAAGCAATAGATCAGATAGAGAAAATTAACCCATCAGAAATTCTAATTAACTCTGATTTTAACGATCAAAACTTAAGAAGATATTTTCTGGACGAAGAAATATTTGTAAATTATATACAAAACCCTAAAGATTATATGAATAGGGCAAGCCTTATAAGAGATCATTTGGGAGATGATAATCTTAAAAAGATTGAAAATATGAGACTATCTATTCTTTCTCTTGCAAATCTTCTTGATTATATCTATAAATATCATAAGGACAATTTAGTCCATATTAATAATATAGATATACTTGAAATTAATGACTATATGGAGCTTGAAGCAAGTACAAGGAAAAACTTAGAATTAAGTAAGAATTTAAACAATAATACTAAGGAAAATTCACTTTTAAGTATAATTGACAAGGCTGATACAGTTATGGGATCTAGGATGATTAGCGAGTATCTAGAAAGACCTCTAATAGACAAAAGGAAGATAGAGAGAAGGTTAGATATTGTAGAAGTCCTATTTAATGATAGAATTCTTGCTAGTAACATCTCAAATCTATTGTCGGATGTCTATGATCTTGAAAGACTTATAGCTAAGATATCTTATAAGAGAGCAAACGGACGTGACTTTATATCACTGAAGAATTCTATTGCTAACATTCCTAAGCTAAAGGATATATTAAGATCTTATTCAGATACAAATATCAGTAATATAGGTGAAAACATACCAGATGTTAGTGATATATTTGATTTGATAGATAAGGCTATAGTGGAAGATCCACCTATTGCTATAAGCGAAGGTGGCATAATTAAAGACTCATATAACGATGAACTTGATAAACTTAAAGAGTCATCCTCTAGTGCACAAAGTGCTTTGATAGAATATGAAAATAAGGAAAGAGAAAAAACTGGTATTAAAAACTATAAGATAGTTTTCAATAAAAATAATGGATATTCTATCGAGATAACTAAATCAAACTTAGACAAAGTTCCAGATTCTTATGTAAGAAAACAAACACTAAAAAATCAGGAGAGATATACAACCGAAAAGTTAGAAGAAATATCTAGTTTGATTTTAGGTGGTAAAGATAGGATAAACGACTTAGAGTATAAAATATTTCAGGAAATTCGCGAAAAAGTTTTGAAGAATACTATCAAACTCCAAGCTTTAGCTAAGATTCTCGCTACGGTCGATACCTTAAATACCTTTGCCAAGATTTCTTTAGAAAACTCTTATGTTAGACCAGTAATTCGTGAAGATAATATAATAAAAATTAAAGATGGAAGACATCCTGTTATAGAAAGAAAACTCAAAGAAAATGAATTTATCCCTAATGATACTGATATAGGAGAGGAGAATAATTTAATACAGATTATAACAGGACCTAATATGGCAGGAAAATCCACCTATATGAGACAAATGGCAATCATTATAATTCTTGCACAGATGGGTTGCTTTGTACCAGCATCTCTAGCAGAAATCTCAATATGTGATCAAGTTTTTACTAGGATTGGTGCAAGTGATAATATTTCAAAAGGCGAATCTACTTTTATGCTTGAGATGAATGAGGTAAGTAGTATTCTTAAAAATTCTACAGAACATTCTTTTGTTATCCTGGATGAAGTAGGTAGGGGGACTTCTTCTGATGACGGATTAAGCATAGCTATGGCGATTGTCGAATATCTTAGCAAGAGAAAAAAAGTAAAGACAGTTTTTGCTACACACTTTCATGAGCTTACAATACTAGAAAAAGAACTAGATAATGTGAAGAATCTTAAGATTGAAATATTAGAAGAGAATAATAATTTAGTTTTTTTAAGAAAGATTAGCGAAGGAAAGTCTGATAGATCATATGGGATAGAAGTAGCTAAATTAAGTGGTCTCCCTAATGAAATAATCGACAATGCCAAAATAATTATGGACAAGCTTTCAACTGATGATTTCTATGATCTTGATAAGAAAAAGGAAATATCAACTTCCTTGGAGGAGATTTCTGATCAAAAACTAGAAGAAGTTAAGATAGAGGCATCAAATATTGATATAAATAACTTGACTCCTATGGAAGCAATCAATTCTTTAAGCAATTTATTAAATAAGATTGGTGAACTTTGA
- a CDS encoding O-methyltransferase, with translation MNRINNEYISSFIEDIIIDCDFLELRKFAEKENVPIMKLESKEFLKNLLAIKRPKSILEIGTAIGYSSLVFDKYSDAKITTIELSEDMAHIAQENFNKYNVDINLINDDAEKALTKLNQGFDFVFIDANKSNYKFYFDYIDKNLLNNGGVIVADNILFRGEVCNDDLVEKRKITIIKRLRNFLAYITRRDDYQTSIIPIGDGISVSVKEDK, from the coding sequence ATGAATCGTATAAATAATGAATACATTTCATCATTTATTGAAGATATAATAATAGATTGTGACTTCCTTGAACTAAGAAAGTTTGCGGAAAAAGAAAATGTCCCTATTATGAAACTTGAGTCTAAGGAATTTCTTAAGAATCTACTTGCTATTAAAAGACCAAAATCAATACTGGAAATAGGAACAGCAATAGGCTATTCTTCTTTGGTCTTTGATAAGTATTCTGATGCTAAGATAACTACAATAGAGTTATCAGAAGATATGGCTCATATCGCTCAGGAAAATTTTAATAAATATAATGTAGATATAAATTTAATAAATGATGACGCAGAAAAAGCCTTGACTAAATTGAATCAAGGCTTTGATTTTGTTTTTATAGATGCAAATAAATCTAATTACAAATTCTATTTTGATTATATAGATAAAAATCTCCTCAATAATGGAGGAGTAATTGTAGCAGATAATATTTTATTTAGAGGCGAAGTTTGTAATGATGATTTAGTTGAGAAAAGAAAGATTACAATAATAAAAAGACTAAGGAATTTCCTAGCGTATATTACTAGAAGAGATGATTATCAAACTTCTATTATACCTATAGGCGATGGAATAAGTGTTAGTGTTAAGGAGGATAAGTGA
- a CDS encoding peptidase U32 family protein, with amino-acid sequence MERLEAAIKFGADAVFLAGDSFGLRANAKNFDKDELKKAVNFAHDNNVRVHVTMNILPHDEDMKGLVEYLEFLDSIGVDALIISDPGIFALAKEHTDVDLHISTQASVTNSATVKFWHDMGAKRVILARELSLEEIKEVKKNAPEDMEIECFIHGAMCISYSGRCLLSNYMTGRDANRGDCAQSCRWKYSIQEETRPGEYYPIEEDGKGGTFIMNSKDLCLLDEIDKLIEAGVDSFKIEGRMKTAFYVATVIRSYRQAIDAYYEGNFNKDVAKKYYDEITKASHRHFTKGFFYKKPDSNDQIYENSSYIRNYDFIGVVVDYDKENKIATIEQRNRFFLNDEIEIFSNSPDYYEFKIDNMKNSKGEDIEVANKPKEKIMIKIGLPLEKGDMLRRKIED; translated from the coding sequence ATGGAAAGATTAGAAGCAGCTATTAAGTTTGGTGCTGATGCAGTTTTTCTTGCAGGAGATAGTTTTGGTTTAAGAGCTAATGCTAAGAATTTTGACAAAGATGAACTAAAGAAGGCTGTAAACTTTGCTCATGATAATAATGTAAGGGTCCATGTAACAATGAATATCTTGCCTCATGATGAAGATATGAAGGGTCTTGTTGAATATCTAGAGTTTTTAGACTCTATAGGTGTAGATGCCTTAATTATTTCTGACCCTGGCATTTTCGCCTTAGCAAAAGAGCACACCGATGTTGACCTTCATATAAGTACACAAGCTTCAGTAACTAACTCAGCAACAGTTAAGTTTTGGCACGATATGGGAGCTAAGAGAGTAATACTTGCTAGGGAGCTTTCTCTAGAAGAAATTAAAGAAGTTAAGAAAAATGCTCCAGAAGATATGGAAATTGAATGTTTCATCCACGGTGCTATGTGTATTTCATATTCAGGTAGATGTCTACTATCAAACTATATGACTGGTAGAGATGCGAATAGGGGAGATTGTGCCCAATCATGCAGGTGGAAATATTCTATTCAAGAGGAAACAAGGCCAGGTGAGTATTATCCAATTGAAGAAGACGGCAAGGGTGGTACCTTTATAATGAACTCCAAAGACCTTTGTCTTTTAGATGAAATTGATAAGCTTATAGAAGCAGGCGTAGATAGCTTTAAAATCGAAGGAAGAATGAAAACAGCCTTTTATGTGGCAACAGTAATAAGAAGCTATAGACAGGCTATTGATGCCTATTATGAGGGTAATTTCAATAAGGATGTAGCGAAAAAATATTATGATGAAATCACTAAGGCAAGTCATAGACATTTTACAAAAGGATTTTTCTATAAAAAGCCAGACAGTAACGATCAAATATATGAAAATTCTTCCTATATAAGAAATTATGATTTCATCGGAGTAGTAGTAGATTATGATAAGGAAAATAAAATTGCAACAATTGAGCAAAGAAATAGATTTTTCCTAAATGATGAGATAGAGATATTCTCAAACTCTCCTGATTATTACGAATTTAAAATTGATAATATGAAAAACTCTAAGGGAGAGGACATAGAAGTTGCTAATAAACCGAAAGAGAAGATTATGATTAAGATTGGTCTTCCTCTTGAAAAAGGTGACATGCTTAGAAGAAAAATTGAAGATTAG
- a CDS encoding ribonuclease J has protein sequence MQNDKKLRIIPLGGLQEVGKNCTLVEYGNDMIMIDCGLTFPDAEMLGVDIVIPDFTYVEENKNKLRGIFVTHGHEDHIGAIPYFLKNIDTNVYCSKLTKGLLENKFKEHGLNPNKIKMVNVNNTVKVGSLSAEFIRVSHSIPDACSIAVKSPVGTVIFTGDFKMDFTPIDNDPTDIQRLAELGRKGVLALFADSTNVEREGYSLSEKTVGDTFIQIFGRAKSRIIVATFASNLHRVQQIIYAAERYNKKVALSGRSMLNNVRIASELGYLKVKSNTLIDMKNIKNYADDEIVVLSTGTQGEPLSALTRMANREHKQINLNETDTVILSSSAIPGNEMAINNTINNLTKIGCKIIYSSLAKVHASGHACQEEIKLMYQLVTPKYLIPAHGEVRQLQKHAEIAEDMGQPKENILIGKNGDVYEFTKKHGAINGRVQAGNILVDGSGIGDVGNIVLKDRKHLSEDGLVVVSITFDKHTQQLLAGPDIVSRGFVYVKENQDIIENAKDIVLRSIKKCADKEIRAISQIKYKIREDLKSYIYNELGRDPMILPVISELESNESYK, from the coding sequence ATGCAAAATGACAAAAAATTAAGAATAATCCCTCTTGGAGGGTTACAAGAAGTAGGTAAAAACTGTACATTGGTAGAATATGGAAATGATATGATCATGATAGATTGTGGATTGACCTTCCCTGATGCTGAAATGTTGGGAGTAGATATAGTAATTCCAGATTTTACCTATGTTGAAGAAAATAAAAATAAACTTAGAGGAATATTTGTAACTCATGGTCACGAGGACCATATTGGAGCTATACCATATTTCCTAAAGAACATTGATACAAATGTATATTGTTCAAAGCTAACTAAGGGCTTATTAGAAAATAAATTTAAAGAGCACGGTTTAAATCCTAACAAAATTAAGATGGTAAATGTAAATAATACTGTAAAAGTTGGATCTTTGAGTGCTGAATTTATTAGAGTGAGCCACTCAATACCTGATGCTTGCTCAATAGCTGTGAAGTCTCCTGTTGGAACAGTAATATTTACTGGTGACTTTAAGATGGACTTCACTCCGATTGATAATGATCCAACAGATATTCAAAGACTTGCAGAATTAGGACGAAAAGGAGTATTAGCCCTATTTGCGGATAGTACAAATGTTGAAAGAGAAGGATACTCCCTAAGTGAGAAAACTGTAGGGGATACCTTTATACAAATATTTGGAAGAGCTAAGTCAAGAATAATCGTTGCTACTTTTGCATCAAACCTTCATAGGGTTCAACAAATTATCTATGCAGCAGAAAGATACAATAAGAAAGTGGCCCTATCTGGTAGGTCAATGCTCAATAACGTAAGAATTGCCAGTGAATTAGGATATCTAAAAGTAAAAAGCAATACTCTAATTGATATGAAAAATATCAAAAACTATGCTGACGATGAAATTGTAGTTCTATCAACAGGAACCCAAGGTGAACCTCTATCAGCACTTACTAGAATGGCTAATAGAGAACATAAACAAATAAATTTAAATGAAACTGACACTGTAATCCTATCATCATCAGCAATTCCAGGAAATGAGATGGCAATTAATAATACTATAAACAATCTAACAAAAATAGGTTGTAAGATTATTTATTCCTCTCTTGCTAAAGTACATGCTTCAGGACACGCTTGCCAAGAAGAAATTAAATTGATGTATCAATTAGTTACACCAAAATACCTTATTCCAGCCCACGGTGAAGTAAGACAGTTACAAAAGCATGCCGAAATAGCTGAAGATATGGGTCAGCCTAAGGAAAATATTTTGATTGGTAAAAACGGCGATGTTTATGAATTTACAAAAAAACATGGAGCTATTAATGGCAGAGTTCAAGCTGGTAATATCCTAGTTGACGGGTCTGGAATTGGCGATGTTGGTAACATTGTTCTAAAGGATAGAAAACACTTATCTGAAGATGGATTAGTTGTTGTTTCAATAACCTTTGATAAACATACTCAACAATTACTAGCTGGTCCTGATATTGTATCTCGTGGTTTCGTTTATGTTAAAGAAAATCAAGATATCATAGAAAATGCAAAGGATATAGTATTAAGATCAATTAAAAAATGTGCGGATAAGGAAATTCGAGCTATAAGTCAGATTAAATACAAGATTAGAGAGGACTTGAAATCTTATATTTATAACGAATTAGGTCGTGATCCAATGATACTACCAGTTATATCTGAGTTGGAGAGTAATGAATCGTATAAATAA